The following are from one region of the Hydrogenophaga sp. BPS33 genome:
- a CDS encoding YihY/virulence factor BrkB family protein: MNQVRHFIQSLWHAALHAPGLGVVLRAMRNYILHQSANQAGSLAFSSVLAMFPLLILLSASAGYLGKPGDAADLVSRVVGYAPQMVRDVMQPVIQQVIAQRNQALLAVGFLVTLWTASSGMQAIRSALNRAYGIERGMPFWKARIKVTLFTVVVGAGILLAFSSVVVMPYVWLVLAENLGAGKETLWLRHSVRYGSAFLVLVLLYALMYAWLPDVRARLLTVLPGAVVGAALWVGAAATLSYTLRTAGNLALIYGSFAGVVATLVFLYISATTLIFGAEINGVLRAAAAQRRVPLE, from the coding sequence ATGAACCAGGTTCGCCATTTCATCCAGAGCCTCTGGCATGCCGCGCTGCACGCGCCCGGCCTGGGGGTGGTCCTGCGGGCCATGCGCAACTACATCCTGCACCAGAGCGCCAACCAGGCGGGCAGCCTGGCCTTCTCGTCGGTGCTGGCGATGTTTCCACTGCTGATTCTGCTGTCGGCCTCGGCGGGTTATCTGGGCAAGCCCGGCGACGCCGCTGATCTGGTGAGCCGCGTGGTCGGGTATGCCCCTCAGATGGTGCGCGACGTGATGCAACCGGTGATCCAGCAGGTGATTGCCCAGCGCAACCAGGCGCTGCTGGCGGTGGGCTTCCTGGTCACGCTGTGGACCGCCTCCTCGGGCATGCAGGCGATACGCTCGGCGCTCAACCGCGCCTACGGCATTGAGCGCGGCATGCCGTTCTGGAAGGCGCGCATCAAGGTCACGCTGTTCACGGTGGTGGTGGGCGCCGGCATTTTGCTGGCGTTCAGCTCGGTGGTGGTCATGCCGTACGTGTGGCTGGTGCTGGCGGAAAACCTCGGCGCCGGAAAGGAGACGCTGTGGTTGCGCCACAGCGTGCGCTATGGCTCGGCATTTCTGGTGCTCGTGCTGTTGTACGCGCTGATGTACGCCTGGCTGCCCGACGTGCGCGCGCGCCTGCTCACCGTGTTGCCTGGAGCGGTGGTGGGCGCGGCGTTGTGGGTGGGGGCGGCGGCCACGCTGTCCTACACCTTGCGCACGGCCGGTAACCTGGCCCTGATCTATGGCAGCTTCGCGGGCGTGGTCGCCACGCTCGTGTTTCTGTACATCAGCGCCACCACGTTGATCTTTGGCGCGGAGATCAATGGGGTGTTGCGAGCAGCGGCAGCGCAGAGGCGGGTGCCGCTCGAATAG
- a CDS encoding tripartite tricarboxylate transporter permease, whose protein sequence is MDLLGNLALGLQVAVEPMNLLYCFFGVLLGTVVGVLPGIGALAAISMLLPLTYHIPPTTAIIMLAGVYYGAQYGGSTASILLNLPGTPSSAVTCLDGYPMARKGKAGVALFVTTIASLLGAMSGVVLLTLFSPLIAELGLKFGPAEFCSMMLLGLVAASSMGMGSASKGLCAMVLGLLMGLVGTDVNSGVARFAFDVPELTDGINLVALAMGLFGVAEVVRCINSEDTNRQPEKVTLSSMVPTRDEFGATVKPMVRGSALGSALGALPGVGPSIAAFMSYAIEKRVAKDPGRFGQGAVEGIAAPEAANNAAAQTAFVPSLSLGIPGDAVMAVMLGALIIHGIQPGPMLISEQPNLFWGLVVSFAIGNIMLVILNLPTIGLWVALLRIPFAWMYPAILVFVALGVYSINNNTFDVYSVAALGIMGYVLMVLRFEAAPLLLGYILGPMLEEYLRRAMLISRGDPMIFLQRPISATLLALTLALLLWAIGSTLRKSLRAKQELDRLNAQTA, encoded by the coding sequence ATGGACCTGCTCGGCAACCTGGCGCTCGGACTGCAAGTCGCGGTCGAGCCCATGAATCTGTTGTACTGCTTTTTTGGCGTTCTTCTCGGCACAGTGGTCGGGGTGTTGCCCGGCATCGGCGCGCTGGCGGCCATCTCGATGCTGCTGCCCCTCACCTACCACATCCCCCCCACCACGGCCATCATCATGCTGGCCGGCGTGTACTACGGCGCGCAATATGGCGGCTCGACCGCCTCGATCCTGTTGAACCTGCCAGGCACGCCGTCATCCGCCGTGACCTGTCTGGATGGCTATCCGATGGCACGCAAAGGCAAGGCCGGCGTGGCGCTGTTCGTGACCACCATCGCCTCACTGCTCGGTGCGATGTCGGGCGTGGTGCTGCTCACGCTGTTCTCTCCCTTGATCGCCGAACTGGGTCTGAAGTTCGGGCCAGCCGAGTTCTGTTCAATGATGCTGCTGGGTCTGGTGGCCGCGTCGTCGATGGGCATGGGATCGGCCTCCAAAGGACTGTGCGCCATGGTCCTGGGTCTGCTGATGGGCCTGGTCGGTACCGACGTCAACAGCGGCGTGGCACGCTTTGCCTTCGACGTTCCCGAGTTGACGGACGGCATCAACCTTGTGGCGCTGGCCATGGGCTTGTTCGGTGTGGCCGAGGTCGTGCGCTGCATCAATTCCGAAGACACGAACCGCCAGCCGGAGAAAGTCACCCTGAGCTCCATGGTGCCCACGCGCGACGAATTCGGCGCCACCGTCAAGCCCATGGTGCGCGGTTCGGCGCTCGGCTCTGCCTTGGGCGCCCTGCCCGGCGTGGGGCCGTCGATCGCCGCGTTCATGTCCTACGCCATCGAAAAGCGCGTGGCCAAAGACCCGGGCCGCTTCGGCCAGGGCGCCGTCGAGGGCATCGCGGCACCGGAGGCGGCGAACAACGCCGCCGCGCAGACCGCCTTCGTGCCATCGCTCTCCTTGGGCATTCCGGGCGACGCGGTGATGGCCGTGATGCTGGGCGCCTTGATCATCCACGGCATCCAGCCCGGTCCCATGCTGATCTCCGAGCAGCCCAACCTGTTCTGGGGGCTGGTGGTCAGCTTCGCCATCGGCAACATCATGCTGGTGATCCTGAACCTGCCCACCATCGGCTTGTGGGTGGCACTGCTGCGCATTCCGTTTGCCTGGATGTACCCGGCCATCCTGGTGTTCGTCGCGCTCGGGGTCTACAGCATCAACAACAACACCTTCGACGTCTATTCGGTGGCGGCCCTGGGCATCATGGGCTACGTGCTGATGGTGCTGCGCTTCGAAGCCGCGCCCCTGCTGCTGGGCTACATCCTGGGGCCAATGCTGGAGGAGTACCTGCGCCGGGCCATGCTGATATCGCGAGGCGATCCCATGATCTTCCTGCAACGCCCGATCAGCGCCACCCTGCTGGCGCTCACGCTGGCCCTGCTGCTGTGGGCCATCGGCTCCACGCTGCGCAAGAGCCTGCGCGCCAAACAGGAGCTGGACCGCCTCAACGCTCAGACAGCATGA
- the hemH gene encoding ferrochelatase, producing MPYRPEPPLPLDQPSRTAIVYCNLGTPDEPTAPAVRRYLAEFLGDPRVVEIPKAVWWPILHGIILRTRPAKSAAKYASVWQAEGSPLKVWTERQAKLLRGYLGERGHDLSVRYAMRYGNPSIASVLDELKAEGVARVLILPAYPQYSGTTTASVIDAVMQWAAPVRHVPDLRFVNRYHDDPGYIQALAQRIRAHWVANGQGDHLVMSFHGVPERTVRLGDPYQRECESTARLLASHLGLSNDRFTLTFQSRFGKAKWLEPYTEPTLVALARMGVKNVDVVCPGFTSDCLETLEEINMEVREAFVHAGGQRFEYIPCVNDSPEWIRALSDLAERHLQGWPTKPVSA from the coding sequence ATGCCCTATCGCCCTGAACCACCGTTGCCCCTTGACCAGCCGTCCCGCACGGCCATCGTCTATTGCAATCTCGGCACCCCCGACGAACCCACCGCTCCCGCCGTGCGCCGCTACCTCGCCGAGTTTCTGGGCGACCCGCGCGTGGTGGAAATCCCGAAGGCCGTGTGGTGGCCGATCCTGCACGGCATCATCCTGCGCACGCGCCCGGCGAAGTCGGCGGCGAAGTACGCCAGCGTGTGGCAGGCCGAAGGCTCGCCACTGAAAGTCTGGACCGAACGGCAGGCCAAGCTGCTGCGGGGCTACCTGGGCGAACGCGGCCATGACCTCAGCGTGCGCTACGCGATGCGCTACGGCAACCCATCGATCGCCTCGGTGCTTGACGAACTCAAGGCCGAGGGGGTGGCGCGCGTGCTCATCCTGCCGGCCTATCCGCAGTACAGCGGCACCACAACGGCCAGCGTGATCGACGCGGTGATGCAATGGGCCGCACCCGTGCGGCATGTGCCAGACCTGCGCTTCGTCAACCGTTACCACGACGACCCGGGCTACATCCAGGCGTTGGCCCAGCGCATCCGCGCGCACTGGGTGGCCAATGGCCAGGGCGATCACCTGGTGATGAGCTTTCACGGCGTGCCCGAGCGCACCGTGCGCCTGGGCGACCCGTACCAGCGCGAATGCGAAAGCACGGCTCGCCTGCTGGCCTCGCACCTCGGCCTCTCGAACGACCGCTTCACCCTCACCTTCCAGTCTCGCTTTGGCAAGGCGAAGTGGTTGGAGCCCTACACCGAGCCCACGCTCGTGGCTCTGGCGCGCATGGGCGTGAAAAACGTGGACGTGGTCTGCCCCGGCTTCACCAGCGACTGCCTGGAGACGCTGGAAGAAATCAACATGGAAGTGCGCGAGGCGTTCGTGCACGCGGGCGGCCAGCGCTTCGAGTACATCCCCTGCGTGAACGATTCGCCCGAGTGGATTCGCGCGCTGAGCGACCTGGCGGAGCGGCACTTGCAGGGTTGGCCCACAAAACCCGTCAGCGCTTGA
- a CDS encoding HAD family hydrolase, whose product MNTSLATALDAGRVRAITIDLDDTLWPIWPIIARAETVLAAWLAEHAPATAAQWGDPTKLREVRNQMHLTRPDLAHDLGAMRRESIRLVLTQSGDDPALAEAAFDIFFAERQRVELFEDALPALEWLAARYPVVALSNGNADVQRMGLGVHFRAALSAQAFGVGKPDARIFLAAAQAAGAQANEVLHIGDDAQLDVVGALGAGMQVAWLNREGHAWEHAPLQPHTTVSDLLALCRQLD is encoded by the coding sequence ATGAACACCTCCCTTGCCACGGCGCTGGACGCGGGTCGCGTGCGCGCCATCACCATCGACCTGGACGACACCCTGTGGCCGATCTGGCCCATCATCGCGCGCGCCGAGACCGTGCTCGCGGCCTGGCTCGCCGAACACGCGCCGGCCACCGCCGCGCAATGGGGCGACCCGACCAAGCTGCGCGAGGTGCGCAACCAGATGCACCTCACGCGTCCCGACTTGGCGCACGACCTGGGCGCGATGCGCCGCGAATCGATCCGCCTGGTGCTCACGCAAAGCGGTGACGATCCGGCGCTGGCCGAGGCCGCTTTCGACATCTTCTTTGCCGAACGCCAACGCGTGGAGCTGTTCGAAGACGCGTTGCCCGCGCTCGAATGGCTCGCGGCGCGCTACCCCGTGGTGGCACTCTCCAACGGCAATGCGGATGTGCAGCGCATGGGCCTGGGCGTGCATTTCCGCGCCGCGCTGAGCGCCCAGGCCTTTGGCGTGGGCAAGCCGGATGCGCGCATCTTCCTGGCCGCCGCGCAGGCGGCTGGCGCGCAGGCAAACGAGGTGCTGCACATTGGCGACGACGCGCAACTCGACGTGGTCGGCGCGCTCGGAGCGGGCATGCAGGTGGCGTGGCTCAACCGGGAGGGCCACGCCTGGGAACACGCGCCGCTGCAGCCGCACACCACCGTGAGCGATCTGTTGGCGCTGTGCAGACAACTGGATTGA
- a CDS encoding response regulator transcription factor: MRILLIEDDAVLREVMARNLERAGHRVDPAGSVLEADHLWRVQPFDAVLLDLQLPLHERPGSAMGNGLSVLREARARGDRTPVLVLTAHNRTEERIAGLDAGADDYLGKPFDLAEVEARLRALVRRAQGTDDVAQLGELRLDRRARRFALGDVPLDLPAREFEVLCELMSPPGHAVSKRQLSDKLSSYDEALGDNALEAFISRLRKKLMGSGVSIRTLRGIGYLLELEP; the protein is encoded by the coding sequence ATGCGAATTTTGCTGATTGAAGACGATGCGGTGCTGCGCGAGGTGATGGCGCGCAACCTGGAGCGCGCTGGCCACCGGGTAGATCCTGCGGGCAGCGTGCTGGAGGCGGACCACCTGTGGCGTGTGCAACCCTTTGACGCCGTTCTGCTGGACCTGCAGTTGCCACTGCACGAACGCCCCGGCAGTGCCATGGGCAACGGCTTGAGTGTCCTGCGCGAGGCCCGAGCGCGCGGCGATCGAACCCCAGTGCTCGTGCTCACCGCCCACAACCGCACCGAGGAGCGCATTGCCGGCCTCGACGCCGGTGCCGACGACTACCTGGGCAAGCCTTTTGACCTCGCCGAAGTGGAGGCACGCCTGCGGGCCTTGGTGCGCCGCGCCCAGGGCACGGACGACGTGGCGCAGCTCGGTGAACTGCGGCTGGACCGGCGCGCACGGCGCTTCGCCCTTGGAGACGTGCCGCTGGACCTGCCGGCACGGGAGTTCGAGGTGCTGTGCGAACTCATGAGCCCCCCGGGCCATGCCGTGAGCAAGCGGCAACTCTCGGACAAGCTCTCCAGCTACGACGAAGCCCTTGGCGATAACGCGCTGGAGGCCTTCATCTCCCGATTGCGCAAGAAGCTGATGGGCAGCGGCGTGTCGATCCGCACGTTACGTGGCATCGGCTACCTATTGGAGCTTGAGCCGTGA
- a CDS encoding tripartite tricarboxylate transporter TctB family protein produces the protein MKTTRDIHDLVGGLLMATTGLFFALYGLNYTFGTSDRMGPGYFPVVLGWTLFILGLLVAIPAWWRRGSAIQLQWSNLFWCVLSLLVFALVLQPAGVVLASFVTALISLVPSTMGLRKRLTVCAVITLLTTLIFPIGLQMQLQIWPAFL, from the coding sequence ATGAAAACGACCCGAGACATCCACGACTTGGTGGGCGGCCTGCTGATGGCGACCACTGGCCTCTTCTTCGCCTTGTATGGGCTGAACTACACCTTCGGCACGTCCGACCGCATGGGGCCGGGGTACTTCCCCGTCGTGCTGGGCTGGACCCTGTTCATACTGGGCTTGCTGGTGGCGATACCGGCATGGTGGCGGCGCGGCTCGGCGATCCAGCTGCAATGGAGCAACCTGTTCTGGTGCGTGCTCAGCCTGCTGGTGTTCGCCCTCGTGCTCCAGCCCGCAGGTGTGGTGTTGGCATCCTTCGTCACCGCACTGATCTCGCTGGTCCCATCGACCATGGGCCTGCGCAAGCGCCTGACGGTGTGCGCGGTGATCACGCTGCTCACCACGCTGATCTTTCCGATCGGGCTGCAGATGCAGTTGCAGATCTGGCCTGCTTTCCTCTGA
- a CDS encoding sensor histidine kinase: MTLSAPSIRPTSSLRIRMLRHVMLPLVLTWLAGTVATLGVASYFTEKAFDRALVDDAYSIASYLHRQSDGRVALQLTPSELSAALFDQSETVRFSVLRADGSLLAGTPLPSTPTPSSDLGMHYSDMVVRGELMRAVTLRHTVDGELLYVVMAHTTSVRSDLAQHLLVFGALPLLLLLTLLALWLWRGIERDLAPLARLQATLAERDANDLKPIQIAPSTREIEQVAFAVNALFDRLGHSVRSQREFIGNVAHELRTPLARIRALADDGRSHPDAAMSRQQLQQIATSAERAGRLVNQLLDLAIADEAQVVLQKEPVDLAPLVQQAVLRHLDKADARGVDLGARGLDELAEPVRVSGHIALFEGILDNLIDNALRYGGQTLTAELSVDSATRTCELVVVDDGPGIDASARQDLMRRWTQGGHGDQWRLGSGLGLSIVARYAQLLGSELRLDDADNGLGLRAALVLPLL, translated from the coding sequence GTGACACTGTCAGCCCCGTCCATTCGACCCACGTCGTCGCTGCGCATCCGCATGCTGCGGCACGTGATGCTGCCCCTGGTGCTGACCTGGCTTGCCGGCACCGTCGCCACCCTGGGTGTGGCGAGTTACTTCACCGAAAAGGCCTTCGACCGCGCGCTGGTGGACGACGCCTATTCCATCGCGTCCTACCTGCACCGCCAGAGCGACGGACGCGTGGCCCTTCAGCTCACACCCAGCGAACTCTCTGCCGCCCTGTTCGATCAGTCCGAGACCGTGCGCTTCTCGGTGCTGCGGGCCGACGGTTCCTTGTTGGCCGGAACGCCATTGCCCAGCACACCCACGCCGTCCAGCGATCTGGGCATGCACTACTCGGACATGGTGGTCCGGGGCGAACTCATGCGCGCCGTGACCTTGCGCCACACCGTCGACGGCGAGCTGCTGTACGTGGTGATGGCCCACACCACTTCGGTGCGATCCGACCTGGCGCAGCACCTGCTCGTGTTCGGCGCGCTGCCGCTGTTGTTGCTGCTCACGCTGCTGGCGCTCTGGCTGTGGCGCGGCATCGAACGCGACCTGGCACCGCTGGCGCGCTTGCAAGCCACCCTCGCCGAGCGCGACGCGAACGACCTCAAACCGATCCAGATTGCGCCGTCCACGCGCGAAATCGAGCAGGTGGCATTCGCCGTCAACGCATTGTTCGACCGGCTCGGCCACAGCGTGCGGTCGCAGCGCGAGTTCATTGGCAACGTAGCGCACGAATTGCGCACGCCGCTGGCGCGCATCCGGGCCCTGGCCGATGACGGTCGCTCGCACCCGGACGCGGCCATGTCCCGACAACAACTGCAGCAGATCGCCACCAGCGCCGAACGCGCAGGGCGTCTGGTCAACCAGCTGCTGGACCTGGCCATTGCAGACGAAGCCCAGGTGGTGCTGCAAAAGGAGCCGGTCGACCTGGCACCCCTGGTGCAACAAGCGGTGCTGCGCCACCTGGACAAGGCCGATGCGCGCGGCGTCGACCTGGGTGCTCGCGGCCTGGACGAGCTGGCCGAACCGGTGCGCGTGTCGGGCCACATCGCCTTGTTCGAAGGCATTCTCGACAACCTGATCGACAACGCCCTTCGCTATGGCGGCCAGACCCTCACCGCGGAACTGAGCGTGGACAGTGCCACGCGCACCTGCGAGCTGGTGGTGGTAGACGACGGCCCAGGCATCGACGCCTCGGCGCGCCAGGATCTGATGCGGCGATGGACACAAGGAGGCCATGGCGATCAATGGCGCCTGGGCAGTGGTCTTGGCCTGTCGATCGTGGCGCGCTACGCGCAGTTGCTAGGTTCAGAACTGCGGTTGGACGATGCCGACAACGGCCTGGGTTTGCGCGCGGCGCTGGTGCTGCCGCTGCTGTGA
- a CDS encoding SH3 domain-containing protein codes for MNGTRLVKTWITAASLCALALTTSVATAQNMVSVKGSTLNMREGPGTHTAVLWELKRGYPLRVTKRQGSWLQVRDFEGDRGWVARSLTGNAPHHVVKSKVANVRSSPSTQARIVGKAEYGELLRTREKRAGWVRVERTEGPGGWIAKQLLWGW; via the coding sequence ATGAACGGCACCCGCCTCGTCAAAACCTGGATCACCGCCGCCAGCCTGTGCGCGCTGGCGCTCACCACCAGCGTGGCCACCGCGCAGAACATGGTCAGCGTCAAAGGCAGCACGCTCAACATGCGCGAAGGCCCGGGCACCCACACGGCGGTGCTGTGGGAACTCAAGCGCGGCTACCCCTTGCGGGTGACCAAGCGCCAGGGCAGTTGGCTACAGGTGCGCGACTTCGAAGGCGATCGCGGGTGGGTGGCGCGCTCGCTCACCGGCAACGCGCCGCACCACGTCGTGAAGTCCAAGGTGGCCAACGTGCGCAGCAGCCCCAGCACCCAGGCCCGCATCGTGGGCAAGGCCGAGTACGGCGAATTGCTGCGCACCCGCGAGAAACGCGCTGGCTGGGTGCGCGTGGAACGCACAGAAGGCCCGGGAGGCTGGATCGCGAAGCAGTTGCTCTGGGGCTGGTGA
- a CDS encoding DUF2200 domain-containing protein, which produces MAAHPIFKTAFAKVYPLYVQKAERKGRTKAEVDEIIRWLTGYDAASLQRQIDEGHDFHTFFGQAPAMHPNTALIKGVVCGVRVEEVEDPLMQRIRYLDKLIDELAKGRTMQKILRA; this is translated from the coding sequence ATGGCTGCACATCCCATCTTCAAGACCGCGTTCGCCAAGGTATACCCGCTCTACGTGCAGAAGGCCGAGCGCAAGGGACGCACGAAAGCCGAGGTGGACGAGATCATCCGCTGGCTCACCGGCTACGACGCCGCGAGCCTGCAACGGCAGATCGACGAAGGCCACGACTTTCACACCTTCTTCGGCCAAGCCCCGGCCATGCACCCCAACACCGCGCTCATCAAGGGTGTGGTGTGCGGTGTGCGGGTCGAAGAAGTGGAAGACCCCTTGATGCAGCGCATCCGGTACCTCGACAAGCTCATCGACGAGCTGGCCAAGGGCAGAACGATGCAGAAGATCCTGCGCGCCTGA
- the hpnD gene encoding presqualene diphosphate synthase HpnD: MSPQDYVQQKAAASGSSFYYAFLFLPAERRAAITAFYAFCREVDDVVDEVSDPAVAQTKLAWWRKEVAQSFAGSPTHPVMRALMPLARTYEIESRHLTAVIDGCQMDLEQNRYLDFANLQRYCHLVAGVVGEVAARIFGQTQLATTEYAHRLGLAFQLTNIVRDVGEDAMRGRIYLPVNELQSFNVKAHELLQRGAAPGTDTADFHRRFTALMQFQCARALQTYQEALGLLPEADRRAQKPGLMMASIYRTLLQEIAADPLAVLTQRVGLTPLRKFWLAWRVQALGRL, from the coding sequence ATGAGCCCACAAGACTACGTCCAGCAAAAAGCCGCCGCCTCCGGCAGCAGTTTTTATTACGCCTTTCTCTTCCTGCCGGCCGAGCGCCGTGCGGCGATCACCGCCTTCTATGCGTTCTGCCGCGAGGTCGACGACGTGGTCGATGAAGTCAGCGACCCGGCCGTGGCACAGACCAAGCTGGCGTGGTGGCGCAAGGAAGTGGCGCAATCGTTTGCGGGCTCGCCCACCCACCCGGTGATGCGCGCCCTGATGCCCCTGGCGCGGACCTACGAGATCGAATCGCGCCACCTCACCGCCGTGATCGATGGCTGCCAGATGGACCTGGAACAGAACCGCTACCTGGATTTCGCCAACCTGCAGCGCTACTGCCACCTGGTGGCGGGTGTGGTGGGCGAGGTGGCGGCGCGCATCTTCGGCCAGACCCAGTTGGCCACCACCGAGTACGCGCACCGCCTCGGGCTGGCGTTCCAGCTCACCAACATCGTGCGCGACGTGGGCGAAGACGCCATGCGCGGGCGCATCTACCTGCCGGTGAACGAATTGCAGAGCTTCAACGTCAAGGCCCACGAGCTGCTGCAGCGCGGCGCGGCTCCTGGCACCGACACTGCGGACTTCCACCGCCGGTTCACCGCGCTCATGCAGTTCCAATGCGCGCGCGCGCTCCAGACCTACCAGGAGGCCCTGGGCCTGCTGCCCGAAGCCGACCGCCGTGCGCAAAAGCCGGGCCTGATGATGGCCAGCATCTACCGCACCCTGCTCCAGGAGATCGCCGCCGATCCGCTGGCCGTTCTGACGCAACGCGTGGGCCTCACGCCCTTGCGCAAGTTCTGGCTGGCCTGGCGCGTGCAGGCGCTGGGCCGCTTGTGA
- the hpnE gene encoding hydroxysqualene dehydroxylase HpnE: MLKIAIVGGGWAGMAAAVEAATRGSDVTVFEAARTLGGRARALTAALPDGSALTLDNGQHILIGAYTDTLALMQRVGLDLSQVLLSLPLALPHADGSGLRTPPWAARWPAPLDALAAIATAPGWRWRDRWSLVRTSLRWQRAGFACDPECTVAELCAGLPLRVNQELIEPLCVSALNTPVHDASAAVFLRVLRDALFGKGFAPFNAASLLLPRTDLSRLFPDAAAAWLREHHADSSRVRIGTRVGTLRPLDTQWMLGHENGEEAFDAVIWATSASPAEKAIGQAADDCDEATSQTLRAWAHGTRDLPFTAITTVYAWAPDARLPAPMLALRHEPNAQAAPAQFVFDRGLLHPGDPAAQGVLAFVVSASDDDRESLQNRVLQQAQHQLGIGTLQALQTVVEKRATFACTPGARRPAQRIAPGLWAAGDYVQGPYPATLEGAVRSGLQAAREALRPAG, from the coding sequence TTGCTGAAAATCGCCATCGTCGGCGGCGGCTGGGCGGGCATGGCGGCCGCGGTGGAAGCCGCCACGCGGGGTTCGGACGTGACGGTCTTCGAAGCCGCGCGCACCCTGGGCGGACGCGCCCGCGCGCTCACGGCAGCGCTGCCCGACGGCAGCGCGCTCACGCTGGACAACGGCCAGCACATCCTGATCGGCGCCTACACCGATACGCTGGCGCTGATGCAGCGCGTCGGCCTGGACCTGTCACAGGTTCTCCTGAGCCTGCCGCTCGCCTTGCCCCATGCCGACGGATCGGGCTTGCGCACGCCACCCTGGGCCGCCCGCTGGCCCGCGCCGCTGGACGCGCTGGCCGCCATTGCCACGGCGCCGGGCTGGCGCTGGCGCGACCGGTGGTCGCTGGTGCGCACCTCGCTGCGGTGGCAGCGCGCGGGCTTCGCGTGCGACCCCGAATGCACGGTGGCCGAGTTGTGCGCAGGCTTGCCGCTGCGCGTGAACCAGGAACTGATCGAGCCGCTGTGCGTGTCCGCGCTCAACACCCCCGTGCACGACGCCAGCGCGGCGGTGTTTCTGCGGGTCTTGCGCGACGCGCTGTTTGGCAAGGGCTTCGCGCCCTTCAACGCGGCCAGCCTGCTGCTGCCGCGCACCGACCTCTCGCGCCTGTTTCCCGATGCCGCCGCAGCATGGCTGCGCGAACACCACGCCGACAGCTCCCGCGTGCGCATCGGCACGCGCGTGGGCACGCTGCGGCCGCTGGACACGCAATGGATGCTGGGCCATGAAAACGGCGAAGAGGCCTTTGACGCCGTGATCTGGGCCACCTCCGCCAGCCCGGCCGAAAAAGCCATCGGGCAGGCGGCCGACGACTGCGACGAGGCCACTTCGCAAACGCTGCGCGCCTGGGCCCACGGCACGCGAGACCTGCCCTTCACCGCCATCACCACGGTGTACGCCTGGGCGCCCGATGCCCGGCTGCCCGCGCCCATGCTGGCGTTGCGGCACGAGCCCAATGCCCAGGCCGCACCTGCGCAGTTCGTGTTCGATCGTGGCCTGCTCCACCCCGGCGATCCGGCGGCACAGGGCGTGCTGGCCTTCGTGGTCAGCGCCAGCGACGACGACCGGGAAAGCCTGCAAAACCGCGTCCTGCAGCAGGCGCAGCACCAACTCGGGATCGGCACGCTACAAGCGCTGCAGACCGTGGTGGAGAAACGCGCCACCTTTGCCTGCACGCCCGGCGCGCGCCGCCCCGCTCAGCGCATCGCGCCGGGGCTCTGGGCGGCGGGCGACTACGTTCAAGGCCCTTACCCTGCCACGCTGGAAGGCGCGGTGCGCAGCGGGCTGCAAGCAGCCCGGGAAGCGCTGCGCCCGGCCGGTTGA